One part of the Streptomyces sp. AM 2-1-1 genome encodes these proteins:
- a CDS encoding DAK2 domain-containing protein, with protein MPQLPDDLDAVAVRTWCSLALEALGRERAAIDAINVYPVPDGDTGTNLFLTVESARAAVEAVFTARATGPAVPAAADAVRAMAHGALLGARGNSGTILAQLLRGMASVLAEGGDADHLARALTRAAAAARRAVAHPVEGTILTVATAAARAAGAAGAGGGGLAAVARAAHAGAAEALEDTPRRLPVLGRAGVVDAGGQGLVTVLGALVETVSGRAPVRTRRPAAAPVPASADGAPEPVPGPVDGTEAVPGDGPAFEVVYLLEAEDAAVDRLRDRLDTLGDSLVVVGGDGLWNVHVHVDDAGAAVEAGVEAGRPHRIRITHFGAERAHPAPGPGPAPRAVVLVVPGEELGALCAGAGAVTVLARPGQPPASGELVEAIRRAHAREVVLLPNDAGLRHVAAAAAEQVRTEGVRVAVVPTRAVVQGIAALAVHESGRSFDEDVVAMTAAAGATRYAELAVAERQSWTTAGICQAGDVLGLIDGDVAVIGADVPTTARTVLERMLAAGGELVTLVLGEHAPDALGDTLEAYVRERHLAVDTVVYRGGHPATPLLIGVE; from the coding sequence GTGCCGCAGCTCCCCGACGACCTCGACGCCGTCGCGGTACGCACCTGGTGCTCGCTGGCCCTGGAGGCCCTGGGCCGGGAGCGCGCGGCGATCGACGCGATCAACGTGTATCCGGTCCCCGACGGGGACACCGGCACCAACCTCTTCCTCACCGTGGAGTCCGCACGGGCCGCCGTGGAGGCCGTCTTCACGGCCCGCGCCACCGGCCCCGCCGTGCCCGCCGCCGCGGACGCGGTACGCGCCATGGCGCACGGAGCGCTCCTCGGCGCCCGGGGCAACTCGGGCACCATCCTCGCCCAACTCCTGCGCGGCATGGCCTCCGTGCTCGCGGAGGGCGGGGACGCGGACCACCTGGCGCGGGCGCTCACGCGCGCCGCCGCCGCCGCCCGCCGGGCGGTCGCCCACCCCGTGGAGGGCACCATCCTCACCGTCGCCACCGCCGCGGCACGGGCCGCCGGAGCGGCCGGTGCCGGGGGCGGCGGCCTGGCGGCGGTCGCCCGGGCGGCGCACGCGGGCGCCGCCGAGGCGCTGGAGGACACCCCCCGGCGGCTGCCGGTGCTCGGCCGCGCCGGAGTGGTGGACGCCGGCGGCCAGGGCCTGGTGACCGTCCTGGGCGCCCTGGTGGAGACCGTGTCCGGCCGGGCCCCCGTACGCACCCGGCGGCCGGCCGCCGCCCCGGTGCCCGCGTCCGCCGACGGCGCCCCCGAACCCGTCCCCGGCCCGGTGGACGGCACGGAGGCGGTGCCCGGTGACGGACCCGCCTTCGAGGTCGTCTACCTGCTGGAGGCCGAGGACGCGGCGGTGGACCGGCTCCGCGACCGGCTGGACACCCTCGGCGACTCCCTCGTGGTGGTCGGCGGGGACGGCCTGTGGAACGTCCACGTGCACGTGGACGACGCCGGGGCCGCCGTGGAGGCGGGCGTGGAGGCGGGCCGCCCGCACCGGATCAGGATCACCCACTTCGGTGCCGAGCGCGCCCACCCCGCCCCCGGCCCCGGGCCCGCCCCGCGCGCGGTCGTCCTGGTCGTCCCCGGTGAGGAGCTCGGAGCCCTCTGCGCGGGAGCGGGCGCGGTCACGGTGCTCGCCCGCCCCGGGCAGCCGCCCGCCAGCGGCGAACTCGTCGAGGCGATCCGCCGCGCCCACGCCCGCGAGGTCGTCCTGCTCCCCAACGACGCAGGCCTGCGCCACGTCGCGGCGGCGGCCGCCGAGCAGGTCAGGACCGAGGGCGTCCGGGTCGCCGTCGTCCCGACCCGCGCCGTCGTCCAGGGCATCGCCGCGCTCGCCGTCCACGAGTCCGGCCGCAGCTTCGACGAGGACGTCGTCGCCATGACCGCCGCCGCCGGGGCCACCCGCTACGCCGAACTCGCCGTCGCCGAACGGCAGTCGTGGACCACGGCCGGCATCTGCCAGGCCGGCGACGTGCTGGGCCTGATCGACGGGGACGTGGCCGTCATCGGCGCGGACGTCCCCACCACCGCCCGTACGGTCCTCGAACGGATGCTCGCGGCCGGCGGCGAGCTGGTCACCCTGGTCCTCGGCGAGCACGCGCCGGACGCGCTGGGCGACACGCTGGAGGCGTACGTACGCGAGCGCCACCTCGCCGTCGACACCGTGGTCTACCGGGGCGGGCACCCGGCGACCCCGCTGCTGATCGGCGTCGAGTAG
- the rpmB gene encoding 50S ribosomal protein L28: MAANCDVCGKGPGFGNSISHSHRRTSRRWNPNIQRVRAVVGRTPKRLNVCTSCIKAGKVAR, translated from the coding sequence GTGGCTGCCAACTGCGACGTCTGTGGCAAGGGGCCGGGCTTCGGCAACAGCATCTCCCACTCGCACCGCCGTACGTCTCGTCGCTGGAATCCCAACATCCAGCGCGTGCGTGCCGTGGTCGGTCGGACGCCGAAGCGGCTCAACGTCTGCACCTCGTGCATCAAGGCCGGCAAGGTCGCGCGCTGA
- the thiD gene encoding bifunctional hydroxymethylpyrimidine kinase/phosphomethylpyrimidine kinase, with protein MPIPAAVPPRVLTVAGSDSGGGAGIQADLKTMLALGVHGMSVLTAVTAQNSTGVQGAWELPADAVRAQYRSVVDDIGVQAVKTGMLSSAALVETVAALLADTGAPVVVDPVGVSKHGDALLAVEALASVRTVLLPLATVATPNLDEVVQLTGVEVADEADMRRAADAVLALGPRWVVIKGGHLPGEAVDLLTDGDQEHWLRAPRHDNRHTHGTGCTLASAIACGLARGQNVPTAVRNAKSYVTGAIEAGFPLGAGIGPVDHGWRSRRA; from the coding sequence ATGCCGATACCTGCCGCCGTACCTCCCCGTGTCCTCACCGTCGCCGGATCCGACTCCGGCGGCGGTGCCGGCATCCAGGCCGACCTCAAGACGATGCTGGCTCTCGGTGTGCACGGCATGAGCGTGCTGACCGCCGTGACCGCCCAGAACTCCACCGGCGTGCAGGGTGCCTGGGAACTGCCGGCCGACGCGGTACGGGCCCAGTACCGCAGCGTCGTCGACGACATCGGCGTCCAGGCGGTGAAGACGGGCATGCTCTCCTCCGCCGCGCTGGTCGAGACCGTCGCCGCACTCCTCGCGGACACCGGCGCCCCGGTCGTCGTCGACCCCGTCGGGGTCTCCAAGCACGGCGACGCGCTGCTCGCCGTCGAGGCCCTCGCCTCGGTACGGACGGTGTTGCTGCCGCTCGCCACGGTCGCCACCCCGAACCTGGACGAAGTGGTGCAGCTCACGGGCGTGGAGGTCGCCGACGAGGCGGACATGCGGCGGGCCGCCGACGCCGTGCTCGCGCTCGGCCCGCGCTGGGTGGTGATCAAGGGCGGCCATCTGCCCGGCGAAGCCGTCGATCTGCTCACCGACGGCGACCAGGAGCACTGGCTGCGTGCCCCGCGCCACGACAACCGGCACACCCACGGCACGGGCTGCACCCTCGCCTCGGCGATCGCCTGCGGACTGGCCCGCGGCCAGAACGTGCCCACGGCGGTACGGAACGCGAAGAGCTACGTCACCGGGGCGATCGAAGCCGGTTTCCCGCTCGGCGCCGGGATCGGCCCGGTCGACCACGGCTGGCGGAGCCGCCGGGCCTGA
- a CDS encoding thiamine-phosphate kinase, giving the protein MKGTVGELGEFGLIRELTARLTTTPAVRLGPGDDAAVVAAPDRRVVASTDVLIEGRHFRRDWSTAYDVGRKAAAQNLADIAAMGAVPTALLLGLVVPASLPVTWATELMDGLRDECQVAGAAVVGGDVVGGDTITVAITALGDLRNHEPVTRGGARPGDVVAVTGWLGWSAAGYAVLSRGFRSPRAFVEAHRRPEPPYHAGPAAAGLGATAMTDVSDGLVADLGHIAEASKVRIDLRSGLIDIPSQMSDIGQAVGVDPLQWVLTGGEDHAIVATFGPDVKLPARWKVIGEVLNPSALPQVTVDGAPWTTRGGWDHFGDIEDAP; this is encoded by the coding sequence GTGAAGGGAACCGTGGGCGAGTTGGGGGAGTTCGGGCTCATCAGAGAGCTCACCGCCCGGCTCACCACCACTCCGGCGGTACGGCTGGGGCCCGGCGACGACGCCGCGGTCGTGGCGGCTCCGGACCGCAGGGTGGTGGCCAGTACCGACGTACTGATCGAAGGACGTCACTTCCGCCGCGACTGGTCGACGGCGTACGACGTCGGACGCAAGGCCGCCGCGCAGAACCTCGCCGACATCGCGGCGATGGGCGCCGTGCCCACCGCGCTCCTCCTCGGCCTCGTCGTACCGGCGAGCCTCCCCGTGACCTGGGCCACCGAACTCATGGACGGGCTCCGTGACGAGTGCCAGGTCGCCGGGGCGGCCGTGGTCGGCGGCGACGTGGTCGGAGGGGACACCATCACCGTCGCGATCACCGCGCTCGGCGACCTCCGCAACCACGAACCGGTCACCCGGGGCGGCGCCCGCCCGGGCGACGTCGTCGCCGTCACCGGCTGGCTCGGCTGGTCCGCGGCCGGATACGCCGTGCTCTCCCGCGGGTTCCGCTCGCCGCGCGCCTTCGTCGAAGCCCACCGCCGCCCCGAACCCCCGTACCACGCGGGCCCCGCGGCGGCCGGGCTCGGCGCCACCGCGATGACCGACGTCAGCGACGGCCTCGTCGCCGACCTCGGCCACATCGCCGAGGCGAGCAAGGTCCGCATCGACCTGCGTTCCGGGCTCATCGACATCCCGTCCCAGATGTCGGACATCGGACAGGCGGTCGGAGTCGACCCGCTCCAGTGGGTGCTCACCGGGGGAGAGGACCACGCGATCGTGGCGACCTTCGGGCCCGACGTGAAGCTGCCCGCCCGCTGGAAGGTGATCGGCGAGGTCCTCAACCCCTCGGCCCTGCCCCAGGTCACCGTCGACGGAGCGCCCTGGACCACCCGGGGCGGCTGGGACCATTTCGGCGACATCGAGGACGCCCCGTAG
- a CDS encoding Lrp/AsnC ligand binding domain-containing protein: MVQAYILIQTEVGKASIVAETIARLPGVIQAEDVTGPYDVIVRAQADTVDALGRMVVARVQQVEGITRTLTCPVVHL, encoded by the coding sequence GTGGTACAGGCGTACATTCTTATTCAGACCGAGGTGGGCAAGGCGTCGATCGTCGCCGAGACCATCGCGAGACTTCCGGGAGTGATCCAGGCAGAGGACGTCACCGGTCCCTACGACGTGATCGTGCGCGCGCAGGCCGACACGGTCGACGCCCTCGGCCGCATGGTGGTCGCCCGGGTCCAGCAGGTGGAAGGCATCACGCGAACGCTGACCTGCCCCGTCGTCCACCTCTGA
- a CDS encoding DUF3515 domain-containing protein: MTSSRRRSLRPSFLVPSAAALLLAAGCSGGSQPSVAVPTPSREAAALCSDLDKALPRTVAGLERGDPAPESELTAGWGDGAIVLRCGVPRPAAMADADSKAIDADGVNWMLEQRPDAGPRFTTTYREAYVEVTMGRAYAHDASPLAAFAKPVRATVPESL, encoded by the coding sequence GTGACGTCTTCCCGCCGCCGGTCGCTCCGCCCGTCGTTCCTCGTGCCGTCCGCCGCCGCGCTCCTGCTGGCGGCGGGCTGCTCCGGCGGCTCCCAGCCGTCGGTCGCGGTCCCCACGCCGTCCCGTGAGGCGGCCGCGCTCTGTTCGGACCTGGACAAGGCGCTGCCGAGAACCGTGGCCGGGCTGGAACGCGGCGATCCCGCACCGGAGTCCGAGCTGACCGCCGGCTGGGGGGACGGGGCGATCGTACTTCGCTGCGGGGTGCCCCGGCCCGCCGCCATGGCGGACGCGGATTCCAAGGCGATCGACGCGGACGGCGTCAACTGGATGCTGGAGCAACGCCCGGACGCGGGACCCCGGTTCACCACGACGTACCGCGAGGCGTACGTCGAGGTCACGATGGGGCGCGCGTACGCACACGACGCCAGCCCGCTCGCCGCGTTCGCGAAGCCGGTGCGGGCGACGGTCCCCGAAAGCCTCTGA
- a CDS encoding D-alanine--D-alanine ligase family protein, with translation MSSENLPQSPERPKGPAQQRRKPRVAVVFGGRSSEHGISVVTAGAVLNAIDRDVYDVLPIGITKDGRWALTGDDPARMAITDRQVPDVDALAESEKGGVVLSVDPGSREVVLTEPGSVPRALGEVDVVFPVLHGPYGEDGTLQGLLELSGVPYVGAGVLASAVGQDKEYMKRVFTSFGLPVGPYVVVRPREWESDPAAARKRIVDFAGEHGWPLFVKPARGGSSMGITKVDGLEGLDEAIEEARRHDPKFLVESLLSGREIECGVLEFEDGPRASVPAEIPPVTAHDFYDFEAKYIDAAAGLVPAPLTPEQTAEVQRLAVAAFEAVSCEGLVRADFFLTDEGEFVINEINTLPGFTPISMFPRMWQESGVGYPELVDRLVKAALNRSTGLR, from the coding sequence ATGAGCAGCGAGAACCTCCCCCAGAGCCCTGAGCGTCCGAAGGGCCCCGCGCAGCAGCGCCGCAAGCCGCGTGTGGCTGTCGTGTTCGGCGGACGCAGCTCCGAACACGGCATCTCGGTCGTCACGGCCGGCGCCGTCCTGAACGCCATCGACCGCGACGTTTACGACGTCCTGCCGATCGGCATCACCAAGGACGGCCGCTGGGCCCTCACCGGCGATGACCCGGCCCGCATGGCCATCACCGACCGGCAGGTGCCCGACGTGGACGCGCTCGCCGAGTCGGAGAAGGGCGGCGTGGTGCTCTCCGTGGACCCGGGCAGCCGCGAAGTCGTCCTCACCGAACCCGGATCGGTGCCCCGCGCACTCGGCGAGGTGGACGTCGTCTTCCCCGTGCTGCACGGCCCGTACGGTGAGGACGGCACTCTCCAGGGCCTCCTGGAACTCTCCGGCGTCCCCTACGTCGGTGCGGGCGTGCTCGCCTCCGCCGTCGGCCAGGACAAGGAGTACATGAAGCGGGTCTTCACCTCCTTCGGACTCCCCGTCGGCCCCTACGTGGTCGTCCGCCCCCGCGAGTGGGAGAGCGACCCCGCCGCCGCCCGCAAGCGGATCGTGGACTTCGCCGGTGAGCACGGCTGGCCGCTCTTCGTGAAGCCCGCGCGCGGTGGTTCGTCCATGGGCATCACCAAGGTCGACGGGCTCGAAGGCCTCGACGAGGCGATCGAGGAGGCCCGCCGCCACGACCCGAAGTTCCTCGTGGAGTCGCTGCTGAGCGGACGCGAGATCGAGTGCGGGGTACTGGAGTTCGAGGACGGGCCGCGCGCGAGCGTGCCGGCCGAGATCCCGCCGGTCACCGCACACGACTTCTACGACTTCGAGGCGAAGTACATCGACGCGGCGGCCGGGCTCGTGCCCGCCCCGCTCACCCCGGAGCAGACCGCGGAGGTCCAGCGCCTCGCCGTCGCCGCCTTCGAGGCCGTCTCCTGCGAGGGCCTGGTGCGCGCCGACTTCTTCCTCACCGACGAGGGCGAGTTCGTCATCAACGAGATCAACACCCTGCCGGGCTTCACACCCATCTCGATGTTCCCGCGGATGTGGCAGGAGAGCGGAGTCGGTTACCCCGAGCTCGTCGACCGGCTCGTGAAGGCGGCCCTGAACCGGTCCACCGGACTGCGCTGA
- a CDS encoding NAD(P)H-dependent glycerol-3-phosphate dehydrogenase, with protein sequence MTLPRKVAVFGAGSWGTAFAVILGDAGCEVTLCARRAEVVDAINTTRTNPGYLPGAELPASVRATTDPAEALRGAEFAVLTVPSQTLRANLAEWAPHLEPETVLVSLMKGVELGTAKLMSEVITDVTKVSADRVAVVTGPNLAGEIAERRPAAAVVACRDEAVAQRLQAACHTPYFRPYTNTDVVGCELGGAVKNVIGLAVGIADGMGLGDNAKGSLITRGLAETTRLGLAMGADPLTFSGLAGLGDLVATCSSPLSRNHTFGTNLGRGMTLQEAIAATSQTAEGVKSCQSVLDLARRHGVDMPITETVVGIVHEGKPPVVALKELMSRSAKPERR encoded by the coding sequence GTGACACTCCCGCGCAAAGTGGCCGTCTTCGGGGCGGGCTCCTGGGGCACGGCCTTCGCCGTGATCCTGGGCGACGCCGGTTGCGAGGTCACCCTCTGCGCCCGTCGCGCCGAGGTCGTCGACGCCATCAACACCACCCGGACCAACCCCGGCTACCTCCCCGGTGCGGAACTGCCCGCCTCGGTACGGGCCACCACCGACCCCGCCGAGGCACTGCGCGGGGCCGAGTTCGCGGTGCTCACCGTGCCCTCCCAGACGCTGCGCGCCAACCTCGCCGAGTGGGCTCCCCACCTGGAGCCGGAGACGGTGCTCGTCTCCCTCATGAAGGGCGTCGAGCTCGGCACCGCCAAGCTGATGAGCGAGGTGATCACGGACGTGACGAAGGTCTCCGCCGACCGCGTCGCCGTCGTCACCGGCCCCAACCTCGCCGGGGAGATCGCCGAACGGCGCCCCGCGGCGGCCGTCGTCGCCTGCCGCGACGAGGCGGTGGCCCAGCGGCTGCAGGCCGCCTGCCACACCCCGTACTTCCGCCCCTACACCAACACCGACGTCGTCGGCTGCGAACTCGGCGGCGCGGTCAAGAACGTCATCGGCCTCGCGGTCGGCATCGCCGACGGCATGGGACTCGGGGACAACGCCAAGGGTTCGCTCATCACCCGCGGGCTCGCCGAGACCACCCGGCTGGGCCTCGCCATGGGTGCCGACCCGCTGACGTTCTCCGGACTCGCGGGCCTCGGCGACCTGGTGGCCACCTGCTCCTCGCCGCTCTCGCGCAACCACACCTTCGGCACCAACCTCGGCCGGGGCATGACGCTCCAGGAGGCGATCGCCGCCACCAGCCAGACCGCGGAGGGCGTCAAGTCCTGCCAGTCGGTGCTGGACCTGGCCCGCCGGCACGGGGTCGACATGCCGATCACGGAGACCGTCGTCGGGATCGTCCACGAGGGCAAGCCGCCGGTCGTCGCGCTCAAGGAGCTGATGTCGCGGAGCGCCAAGCCCGAGCGGCGCTGA
- a CDS encoding lysophospholipid acyltransferase family protein, producing MSRRRIGFWYRMAAVIAKPPLLVLFKRDWRGMEHIPADGGFLTVVNHNSYVDPLSYGHFQYNTGRVPRFLAKAALFRAPFVGMMLRGTGQIPVYRETTDALNAFRAAVAAIEDGECVAFYPEGTLTRDPDMWPMNGKTGAARVALTTRAPVIPVAQWGANLAMPPYAKENKYRFFPRKTLRVQAGPPVDLSRFYAGEPTPEVLREVTEVIMAAITEQLAIVRGEEAPAEPYDHRKARADQRREAEEKGSQ from the coding sequence GTGTCCCGCCGCAGAATCGGCTTCTGGTACCGCATGGCGGCGGTCATCGCGAAGCCGCCCCTGTTGGTCCTCTTCAAGCGTGACTGGCGGGGAATGGAGCACATTCCGGCCGACGGCGGTTTCCTCACGGTCGTCAACCACAACTCCTACGTGGACCCGCTCTCCTACGGGCACTTCCAGTACAACACCGGCCGGGTGCCGAGGTTCCTGGCGAAGGCGGCCCTCTTCCGCGCCCCGTTCGTCGGCATGATGCTGCGCGGCACCGGCCAGATCCCCGTCTACCGCGAGACCACCGACGCGCTGAACGCCTTCCGGGCCGCCGTCGCCGCGATCGAGGACGGGGAGTGCGTCGCCTTCTACCCCGAGGGCACGCTCACCCGCGACCCGGACATGTGGCCGATGAACGGCAAGACCGGCGCCGCCCGCGTGGCACTGACGACCCGGGCCCCCGTCATCCCCGTCGCCCAGTGGGGCGCCAACCTCGCGATGCCGCCGTACGCCAAGGAGAACAAGTACCGGTTCTTCCCCCGCAAGACCCTCCGCGTACAGGCCGGACCCCCCGTCGACCTCAGCCGCTTCTACGCCGGTGAGCCGACCCCCGAGGTCCTGCGCGAGGTCACCGAGGTCATCATGGCCGCGATCACCGAACAACTGGCGATCGTGCGCGGCGAAGAGGCTCCCGCCGAGCCGTACGACCACCGAAAGGCCCGCGCGGACCAGCGGCGCGAGGCCGAAGAGAAGGGCTCCCAGTGA